A region from the Nonlabens sp. YIK11 genome encodes:
- a CDS encoding ABC transporter ATP-binding protein: MIEIKNLHKSFKGETILDGIDATFDRGKTNMIIGASGSGKSVFLKNMLGLFKPDSGEIVYDNERLSEMDEDRQKELRENMGMLFQHSALFDSMTVEENVMFPLRMFTKMRRKERQERANDILQRVNLENLNKKKPSEISGGQQKRVALARAVVNKPAYLFCDEPNSGLDPKTATVIDNLIQELTHEANITTVIISHDMNSVLEIGETIIFLKDGRIAWKGTNKEIFKTENEAVTDFVYSSELFRKVRIAQNKGL, translated from the coding sequence ATGATAGAAATCAAAAATCTACATAAGAGTTTTAAAGGTGAGACTATTCTTGACGGTATTGACGCCACATTTGATCGAGGCAAAACCAACATGATTATAGGTGCCAGTGGTTCTGGAAAATCTGTATTTCTCAAGAATATGCTGGGATTGTTCAAGCCAGATTCTGGTGAGATTGTCTATGACAACGAGCGATTGAGCGAGATGGATGAAGATCGTCAAAAAGAGCTACGTGAAAACATGGGGATGCTATTCCAGCACAGCGCATTATTCGACTCCATGACGGTGGAAGAAAACGTAATGTTCCCACTACGCATGTTTACTAAAATGCGTCGTAAGGAACGTCAGGAAAGAGCCAACGACATTTTACAACGAGTCAATCTAGAAAATCTTAATAAGAAGAAGCCTAGCGAAATTTCTGGTGGGCAGCAAAAACGTGTGGCACTTGCTAGAGCTGTTGTAAACAAGCCAGCGTATCTATTTTGCGATGAACCCAACTCTGGGCTTGATCCTAAAACGGCTACGGTAATTGACAACCTTATTCAAGAGTTGACGCATGAAGCCAACATAACTACCGTCATCATTTCTCACGACATGAACTCGGTTTTGGAAATTGGAGAGACCATCATTTTCCTAAAAGATGGACGGATCGCTTGGAAAGGCACCAACAAGGAAATTTTCAAAACAGAGAATGAAGCGGTAACCGACTTTGTTTACAGCTCAGAACTCTTCCGTAAGGTAAGAATTGCTCAGAATAAAGGCTTATAA
- a CDS encoding MlaE family ABC transporter permease yields MKILSHLGKYMIMLFEVFRRPTKAIVLKELIMKEIDDLIIGSIGITAFISLFMGAVVALQTSLNLDNPLIPKSLIGFAVRQSIILEFAPTVISIIMAGKVGSYITSSIGTMNVTEQIDALKVMGINPLNYLVFPKIIAMLFYPLLIAIIMFVGILGGFLAAVYGNLVSAQDFIIGLQDTFVPYQVVYAFIKTMVFGLILATIPSYHGYYMKGGALEVGEASTTSFVWTCVAIIVANYLLTTILL; encoded by the coding sequence ATGAAGATTTTGAGCCATCTGGGCAAATATATGATCATGCTCTTTGAGGTCTTTAGAAGGCCCACAAAAGCTATTGTTCTTAAGGAACTGATCATGAAGGAGATTGACGACCTGATCATAGGGTCGATAGGTATCACCGCATTTATTAGTCTATTTATGGGTGCCGTTGTGGCGCTACAAACTTCCTTGAATCTGGATAATCCCTTGATTCCAAAATCGCTTATAGGGTTTGCGGTAAGACAGTCCATAATTTTAGAGTTTGCACCTACGGTAATTTCAATTATCATGGCTGGTAAAGTAGGATCCTATATCACATCTAGTATTGGAACCATGAACGTTACAGAGCAGATAGATGCTCTTAAAGTAATGGGTATCAACCCGCTGAACTATCTGGTATTCCCAAAGATTATTGCGATGTTGTTTTACCCGCTACTTATCGCCATCATCATGTTTGTAGGGATTTTGGGAGGATTTTTGGCTGCCGTTTATGGCAATCTGGTTAGCGCTCAGGATTTTATCATAGGCCTGCAAGACACTTTTGTTCCTTATCAAGTCGTGTACGCTTTTATAAAAACCATGGTTTTTGGCCTTATTCTAGCTACCATTCCTAGTTACCATGGATATTACATGAAAGGTGGCGCTCTTGAAGTAGGTGAAGCTTCTACTACTTCATTCGTTTGGACCTGTGTGGCCATTATTGTTGCTAACTACTTACTTACAACCATACTGTTATGA
- the pafA gene encoding alkaline phosphatase PafA, protein MKLMKPLCFFLVLLTATISLSQKRTNPQQPATMKASSETNITTVDRPKLVVGIVVDQMRYDYLTRFYDRYGNDGFKRLMKDGFSATNNHYNFVPTYTAPGHASIYTGTTPADHGIIGNNWYDKFIDKTIYNADDENAIPIGTSSDEGKMSPRKLLSSTVTDELELFTQGRAKVIGISIKDRGAILPAGHAADAAYWFRGGDEGAFITSDFYMQELPKWVKDFNESNPASKYLKTWETLYPMNSYTASGSDLNDFERAPRGKETATFPYDLKELAPSNGDYNLIKSTPYGNSIVADFAIEALESESMGKDDITDFLAVSFSSTDYVGHQYGVNSVEIEDTYLRLDQDLARLLDALDQKVGNGEYTVFLTADHGAVNVPAYLQEKRFSAGYFDEQTFVKEMDSLITNQFSTSGLIKNVSNDQIFFDQSVLKSNGVDAGELQEYLASQIRNYPGVNKAFTRDALVSGSFTTGMAALVQKGFHHQRSGDVVFVLDPGVIVYSSKGSTHGSPQSYDTHVPLLFYGKGINKGSTNDRTHITDIAPTISSLLGISFPNSATGNPIGKVLK, encoded by the coding sequence ATGAAATTAATGAAACCTCTTTGCTTTTTTCTAGTGTTGTTGACTGCAACTATTTCGCTTTCGCAAAAGCGAACTAACCCTCAACAGCCTGCAACCATGAAAGCTTCTAGTGAAACCAATATCACAACGGTAGACAGGCCAAAACTTGTCGTAGGTATTGTCGTGGATCAAATGCGTTATGATTACCTCACTAGGTTTTACGATAGATATGGTAACGATGGTTTCAAGCGTTTGATGAAGGATGGTTTTAGCGCTACTAACAACCATTATAATTTTGTTCCTACCTATACGGCGCCTGGACATGCCTCCATTTATACAGGTACCACACCAGCAGATCATGGAATCATAGGAAATAATTGGTATGACAAATTCATCGACAAGACGATTTACAATGCAGACGATGAAAATGCCATTCCTATAGGTACGTCTAGCGATGAAGGTAAGATGTCACCACGCAAATTGTTGAGTTCTACGGTAACGGACGAATTGGAATTGTTTACTCAAGGACGTGCCAAGGTGATAGGTATATCCATCAAAGACCGTGGTGCGATATTGCCAGCGGGTCACGCGGCAGATGCCGCTTACTGGTTTAGAGGTGGCGATGAAGGTGCTTTTATCACCAGCGATTTTTATATGCAAGAGCTTCCTAAATGGGTAAAGGATTTTAATGAGTCCAATCCAGCCAGTAAATACCTTAAAACATGGGAAACACTTTATCCTATGAACAGCTATACAGCTAGTGGTTCAGATCTCAACGATTTTGAAAGAGCGCCACGAGGCAAGGAAACGGCCACATTCCCATATGATCTCAAAGAACTGGCTCCTTCAAATGGCGATTATAATCTTATCAAATCCACTCCGTATGGTAACAGCATTGTAGCAGATTTTGCTATTGAGGCTCTGGAAAGCGAAAGTATGGGCAAGGATGACATCACAGACTTTTTGGCGGTAAGTTTTTCAAGTACAGATTATGTGGGTCATCAGTATGGCGTAAATTCTGTTGAGATTGAGGATACGTATTTAAGACTGGATCAAGATCTAGCAAGGCTGCTGGATGCTCTTGACCAAAAGGTTGGGAATGGCGAGTATACCGTTTTCTTGACAGCAGACCATGGAGCGGTAAACGTACCAGCTTATTTGCAGGAGAAAAGATTCAGCGCTGGATATTTTGATGAACAAACCTTTGTAAAGGAAATGGACTCATTAATCACAAATCAATTCAGCACCAGCGGATTGATCAAAAACGTAAGCAACGATCAGATCTTTTTCGATCAGTCTGTTTTGAAGTCTAATGGCGTTGATGCTGGAGAGTTACAGGAATATCTAGCATCTCAAATACGCAATTATCCAGGTGTCAATAAAGCTTTTACTCGCGATGCACTTGTTAGCGGCAGTTTTACTACCGGCATGGCGGCTTTGGTTCAAAAAGGCTTTCACCATCAACGCAGTGGTGATGTAGTGTTTGTTCTAGATCCTGGAGTCATTGTGTACTCTTCAAAAGGTAGTACGCACGGTAGCCCACAAAGTTATGATACACACGTGCCGCTATTATTTTATGGGAAAGGCATCAATAAAGGAAGCACCAACGATCGTACACATATTACTGATATAGCTCCTACGATTTCATCTCTTTTGGGAATTAGTTTTCCTAACAGCGCCACGGGAAATCCTATTGGCAAAGTTTTAAAATAA
- a CDS encoding DUF389 domain-containing protein, with the protein MDQNSKDTGDSQLEENQKVILGIWDNSKKFLHDLLDIREDSDRNETIESVRKDISFQGHNAWILIFSIFVASLGLNVSSTAVVIGAMLISPLMGPIVGMGLGVAINDDRMLRRSLINLGVMVSLSLLAATLYFTLTPISEFTPELEARTAPNVLDVLVAIFGGLALIVAKTKKGTISNAIAGVAIATALMPPLCTAGYGIAEWNLAYFSGAMYLFSINTVFIGLSTYVVCKLLKFPMVKYANQKKRKRISAIATIVGVVVLAPSIYLFYQLYRVQVEKSAINEFMDEYVQYEGVRSTSEYDPKTKKLDVVLFGAPVPDLIIQQWKKKLESYPALSQVTSQFYQGSSAPNLDGNYENIASMQEERIGDIKRLQDQGLQITALQMELAAIKSENRRFESISEEAHLLYPELKTISYAPNVSKSFDNNSMDTVDVFTVTYNDSLMKPLERLTVNSRLKNWLKYRIKSDSVMVQTAQATASGI; encoded by the coding sequence ATGGATCAGAATTCTAAAGACACCGGTGATTCCCAGTTAGAAGAAAACCAAAAAGTCATTCTAGGAATATGGGATAATTCCAAGAAATTTCTCCACGACTTACTCGATATACGTGAGGATTCTGATCGCAATGAAACGATTGAATCTGTACGCAAGGATATTTCTTTCCAGGGTCACAATGCTTGGATTTTGATCTTTTCCATTTTTGTTGCGTCCTTAGGATTAAATGTAAGTTCCACTGCGGTGGTAATAGGTGCGATGTTAATCTCACCACTTATGGGTCCTATCGTTGGCATGGGACTAGGTGTGGCGATCAATGATGATCGTATGTTGCGTAGATCACTTATTAATTTAGGTGTGATGGTTAGTCTGTCTTTACTCGCGGCAACACTGTATTTTACGCTGACACCTATATCAGAATTCACTCCAGAATTAGAAGCGAGAACAGCGCCTAACGTGCTGGACGTGCTCGTGGCCATTTTTGGTGGTCTGGCACTTATCGTGGCAAAAACTAAAAAAGGAACGATATCAAATGCCATTGCTGGTGTGGCTATTGCCACCGCTTTGATGCCGCCATTATGTACTGCTGGATACGGTATAGCAGAATGGAACCTAGCGTATTTCAGTGGAGCCATGTATTTGTTTTCCATCAACACAGTGTTCATCGGGTTATCTACCTATGTAGTCTGTAAGTTGCTAAAATTCCCGATGGTCAAATATGCGAACCAAAAGAAACGCAAGCGTATATCTGCCATTGCAACCATTGTTGGTGTGGTGGTACTCGCACCATCCATTTATTTGTTTTACCAACTGTACCGAGTGCAAGTAGAGAAGAGTGCGATCAACGAGTTCATGGACGAGTATGTACAGTATGAAGGCGTTCGTTCTACATCAGAATACGATCCTAAAACCAAAAAATTGGATGTAGTGCTCTTTGGTGCACCTGTTCCAGATTTGATCATTCAACAATGGAAAAAAAAGCTGGAGTCTTATCCAGCGTTGTCGCAAGTAACCTCGCAGTTTTATCAAGGTTCGTCTGCTCCTAATCTGGACGGCAATTATGAAAATATCGCCAGCATGCAGGAAGAGCGCATAGGTGATATTAAAAGATTACAAGATCAAGGATTACAGATCACGGCACTACAAATGGAACTGGCTGCGATAAAAAGTGAAAACCGCAGGTTTGAATCAATAAGCGAAGAAGCGCATTTGCTGTATCCCGAATTGAAAACTATTTCTTACGCGCCAAACGTGTCCAAAAGTTTTGACAATAATTCTATGGATACCGTTGATGTTTTTACCGTTACATATAACGATTCGCTCATGAAACCACTGGAACGTTTAACGGTTAATAGCCGCTTAAAGAACTGGCTAAAATACAGAATCAAGTCTGATAGTGTGATGGTGCAAACAGCTCAAGCTACGGCGTCTGGAATCTAG